The uncultured Desulfuromonas sp. genome has a segment encoding these proteins:
- a CDS encoding CdaR family protein translates to MLQLITRNWHLKLLSLVFASLLWLFVTGEQRAEVGYSVPLELKNVPTDLIVANEVPSLVNLRISGPRTLLSNLESSSLSLSVDLRGLEPGLTTFKRLDENLNIPSALKVVRLSPSYVEVKLERIREKSVPVSVVLIGDPMPGQKVLATVATPARVTIRGAESEVKQIDHVETEPLDIAGIREDFIMTVPVDFRGTYTELSDQKTVEVEVHFIYEPPIEVGQPGETGEPDASVATPPSVN, encoded by the coding sequence ATGTTGCAATTGATCACCCGGAACTGGCATCTGAAATTGCTGTCGTTGGTTTTTGCCTCTTTGTTGTGGCTGTTTGTCACCGGAGAACAACGTGCTGAAGTGGGCTATTCGGTGCCGCTGGAGCTGAAAAATGTGCCGACGGACCTGATTGTTGCCAATGAAGTGCCCAGTCTGGTGAATTTGCGTATCAGCGGTCCGCGCACGCTGTTGTCCAATCTGGAGTCGTCGTCGCTGAGTCTTTCCGTCGATTTGCGCGGGCTTGAGCCGGGATTAACGACGTTTAAACGCCTTGATGAAAATCTCAATATTCCCAGCGCGCTTAAAGTCGTGCGTCTGTCGCCTTCCTATGTAGAAGTCAAGCTGGAACGCATTCGGGAAAAATCCGTTCCGGTATCCGTGGTTCTGATCGGCGATCCGATGCCGGGACAGAAGGTTTTGGCCACTGTGGCAACGCCGGCCCGGGTGACGATCCGTGGTGCGGAAAGTGAAGTGAAACAGATCGACCATGTTGAGACCGAGCCGTTGGATATTGCCGGGATTCGGGAAGATTTTATCATGACGGTTCCGGTTGATTTCCGCGGGACGTACACGGAGCTGTCTGATCAGAAGACTGTTGAGGTGGAAGTGCATTTTATCTATGAACCTCCCATTGAGGTGGGGCAGCCGGGTGAAACCGGTGAGCCTGATGCGTCTGTGGCAACCCCACCTTCTGTCAATTAA
- a CDS encoding NAD(P)H-hydrate dehydratase yields the protein MKLLTAQQMRDLDQTTINDYGIPGIVLMENAGHGAARLIAQRYQHLFPGPVLVVCGRGNNGGDGYVIARHLENWGWRVKTVVLAEHDVIQGDAAVNLAVLLNSQADVVFAPDSASFRANCDAWCGARLLIDAVFGNGLNSEVRGHYREAIEWMNDYPAPVAAVDMPSGVEATTGQILGVAVEADCSLSFAFAKLGQVSYPAQRYSGTLHVIDLGMPRCVTQSVSTQYCLVDGGLAASLLPVRRADDHKGTFGHVLVVAGSVGKVGAARMTAHAALRSGAGLVSVAIEYDLVGQLMAETPEIMSRPMRGENGQLSIDCFDALKKAWADMSAVAVGPGLGTDDSVAALVSRLVTECPLPVVLDADALTVLTPQLSCLSQRRIATVLTPHPGEMARLTGLTVAEVQANRIEVAQQFARDHGVCVLLKGAHTVVTDGERVWINSSGNSGMASAGMGDVLTGMIVSYLAQGLEPFCAAALAAYVHGAAADLCRQQIGGVGYLAGDVMANIPMARRLLEEECDA from the coding sequence ATGAAACTTCTCACGGCCCAACAGATGCGGGACCTGGATCAGACGACGATCAACGACTATGGGATTCCCGGTATTGTGTTGATGGAAAATGCCGGCCACGGCGCGGCGCGTCTTATTGCGCAACGCTATCAACACCTCTTCCCCGGACCGGTTCTAGTGGTTTGCGGTCGGGGCAACAATGGCGGCGACGGCTATGTGATTGCCCGCCATCTGGAAAACTGGGGCTGGCGGGTGAAAACCGTTGTCCTTGCTGAGCATGACGTCATTCAGGGGGATGCGGCGGTGAACCTCGCTGTGTTGCTCAACAGTCAGGCCGATGTGGTTTTTGCCCCGGACAGCGCAAGCTTCCGAGCGAATTGTGATGCGTGGTGCGGTGCGCGACTGCTGATCGATGCGGTGTTCGGCAATGGCCTCAACAGCGAGGTGCGCGGTCACTACCGCGAGGCCATCGAGTGGATGAACGATTATCCGGCGCCTGTGGCTGCCGTGGATATGCCGTCCGGCGTTGAGGCGACCACGGGACAGATTCTCGGGGTGGCGGTCGAGGCCGACTGCTCGCTGAGTTTTGCCTTTGCCAAGCTTGGCCAGGTCAGTTATCCGGCGCAACGTTACAGCGGTACGCTGCATGTGATCGATCTGGGCATGCCGCGATGCGTGACCCAATCGGTCTCTACGCAGTATTGTCTGGTCGATGGTGGACTGGCCGCATCATTGTTACCCGTGCGTCGTGCGGATGATCACAAGGGAACCTTTGGCCATGTGCTGGTCGTGGCCGGATCCGTGGGCAAAGTCGGTGCCGCGCGTATGACGGCGCATGCCGCTTTGCGCAGTGGCGCCGGGCTGGTCAGTGTGGCCATTGAGTATGATCTGGTCGGACAACTGATGGCGGAAACTCCCGAGATCATGTCACGGCCGATGCGCGGAGAAAATGGTCAGCTGTCGATCGATTGTTTTGATGCGCTCAAAAAGGCGTGGGCGGATATGTCGGCCGTGGCTGTGGGCCCGGGTCTGGGAACGGATGATTCCGTGGCGGCTCTGGTGAGCCGTCTGGTCACTGAATGCCCGTTGCCAGTGGTTCTTGATGCCGATGCGTTGACGGTGTTGACCCCTCAGCTCTCCTGTTTGTCGCAACGCCGGATCGCCACCGTGCTCACCCCTCATCCGGGCGAGATGGCGCGTCTCACCGGATTGACGGTCGCCGAGGTTCAGGCAAATCGCATTGAGGTTGCGCAGCAGTTTGCCCGTGACCATGGTGTGTGTGTCCTGCTCAAGGGCGCCCATACGGTGGTGACGGATGGTGAGCGCGTTTGGATTAACAGCAGTGGCAACAGTGGCATGGCCAGCGCCGGTATGGGAGATGTGCTGACCGGGATGATTGTTTCTTATCTGGCCCAGGGGCTTGAGCCGTTTTGTGCTGCCGCCCTGGCCGCCTATGTGCATGGGGCGGCGGCGGATCTCTGTCGACAACAGATCGGCGGGGTCGGCTATCTGGCCGGCGATGTCATGGCGAATATTCCTATGGCACGTCGCTTACTTGAGGAGGAATGTGATGCTTAA
- a CDS encoding aspartate kinase — protein sequence MALVVQKYGGTSVGTTDKIRNVAKRVARTYDEGNDVVVIVSAMAGETNKLVALSQEMCEFPSEREYDVLVSTGEQVTIALLSMCLQSMGYKAKSYLGHQIPILTDNASSRARIKEIGDENIREDLKNGSIVVVAGFQGIDDEGNITTLGRGGSDTSAVAVAAGLKADVCEIYTDVDGVYTTDPRIVSNASKLEKISYEEMLEMASLGAKVLQIRSVEFAKKYNVVIHVRSSFNDNPGTLVMKEDAEMETVLVSGVTCNKDEAKISVLRIPDHPGIAADIFLPLTEANITVDMIIQNVSHEGFTDLTFTVPKGDLKKALKLVEETAQKIGASGVTSDDKVAKVSIIGVGMRSHCGVASKMFATLSAEGVNIQMISTSEIKVSCVIEDKYTELAVRVLHEAFELGSQGE from the coding sequence ATGGCTCTGGTGGTACAGAAATATGGCGGAACGTCCGTCGGGACGACCGATAAAATTCGTAATGTCGCCAAGCGTGTTGCCCGCACGTACGATGAGGGCAATGATGTCGTGGTTATCGTCTCAGCCATGGCGGGCGAAACCAACAAACTTGTGGCACTGTCTCAGGAGATGTGTGAGTTCCCCAGCGAGCGTGAATACGATGTGCTGGTGTCGACCGGCGAGCAGGTGACCATTGCTTTGCTGTCCATGTGTCTGCAATCCATGGGCTACAAGGCAAAAAGTTACTTGGGGCATCAAATCCCCATCCTCACGGACAATGCTTCGTCACGTGCCCGTATCAAAGAGATTGGCGATGAGAACATTCGTGAAGATCTGAAAAACGGGTCGATTGTCGTTGTTGCCGGTTTTCAGGGGATTGATGATGAAGGCAATATTACAACCTTGGGTCGCGGTGGTTCGGACACCTCGGCGGTTGCTGTTGCGGCAGGGCTTAAAGCCGATGTGTGTGAAATTTACACCGATGTCGATGGTGTTTATACGACGGATCCCCGGATCGTTTCCAATGCCAGCAAGCTCGAGAAAATCTCCTATGAAGAGATGCTGGAGATGGCGTCACTCGGTGCCAAGGTGTTGCAGATCCGATCGGTGGAATTTGCTAAAAAATATAACGTTGTGATCCACGTTCGTTCCAGCTTTAACGACAATCCTGGAACACTGGTGATGAAGGAGGATGCTGAGATGGAGACCGTGCTGGTTTCAGGAGTAACCTGTAATAAAGATGAAGCAAAGATTTCTGTGCTGCGGATTCCTGATCATCCTGGGATCGCCGCGGATATTTTCTTACCGTTAACTGAAGCGAACATCACGGTGGATATGATTATCCAGAACGTTTCGCACGAAGGTTTTACGGATTTGACGTTTACCGTACCTAAAGGCGATTTGAAAAAAGCCCTCAAGTTGGTCGAAGAGACCGCCCAGAAAATCGGTGCCAGTGGTGTCACGTCGGATGATAAAGTGGCCAAGGTCTCGATTATTGGTGTTGGTATGCGCTCCCATTGTGGTGTGGCCAGTAAGATGTTCGCTACGCTGTCGGCCGAAGGCGTTAATATTCAGATGATTTCAACCAGCGAGATCAAGGTGTCCTGCGTGATTGAAGACAAATACACCGAACTGGCTGTTCGTGTTTTGCACGAAGCATTTGAATTAGGCAGCCAGGGCGAATAA
- the cdaA gene encoding diadenylate cyclase CdaA, whose protein sequence is MGVFDQMMKDFRWMLDVLDIALVAFIIYRIILLIKGTRAVQMLIGLAVLLVVFVVSQLTGLYTLQWLLDSFLTSIILVIVVIFQNDIRRALMHVGRNPFFADVSYREETQVIDELVTAAVNLANKKIGALIVIERETGLKGFLEVGVEIDAKVSSDLICAIFIPYSPIHDGALVLQQGRLKKAGCFLPLSQDPDISKNLGTRHRAAIGLTEMVDAVAIVVSEETGKISVVVGARMTRDLDSTSLRRILTRLLDPGKKG, encoded by the coding sequence ATGGGTGTGTTCGATCAGATGATGAAAGATTTTCGCTGGATGCTCGATGTCCTCGACATCGCACTGGTTGCGTTTATCATCTATCGGATCATCCTCCTGATCAAAGGCACCCGCGCGGTCCAGATGCTGATCGGCCTGGCGGTATTGCTGGTGGTCTTTGTCGTCTCTCAACTTACCGGTCTGTATACCCTCCAATGGCTGCTTGACAGTTTCCTGACCTCGATTATTCTGGTCATCGTCGTTATCTTTCAAAACGATATCCGTCGTGCACTGATGCATGTCGGTCGCAATCCTTTTTTTGCTGACGTTTCGTATCGTGAAGAGACGCAGGTGATTGATGAGCTGGTCACGGCCGCGGTCAATCTGGCCAACAAGAAGATCGGTGCCCTGATCGTCATTGAACGGGAAACCGGCCTGAAGGGGTTTCTTGAAGTGGGAGTGGAGATTGACGCCAAGGTCTCTTCCGATTTGATCTGTGCGATTTTTATCCCGTATTCACCGATTCACGACGGTGCGCTGGTTTTGCAGCAGGGCCGTTTGAAAAAAGCCGGTTGTTTTTTGCCGTTGTCACAGGATCCGGATATCAGTAAAAATCTGGGCACACGTCACCGTGCCGCGATTGGTCTGACTGAGATGGTCGATGCCGTGGCCATTGTTGTTTCCGAAGAAACCGGAAAAATTTCCGTGGTGGTTGGCGCCAGAATGACGCGGGATCTCGATTCCACCTCCTTGCGCCGCATTCTCACCCGCCTGCTGGATCCGGGCAAGAAAGGCTAG
- the tsaE gene encoding tRNA (adenosine(37)-N6)-threonylcarbamoyltransferase complex ATPase subunit type 1 TsaE: protein MVLLELNSTSEQQTLRLGTALGKLLSAGSLILLHGDLGAGKTCLATGIARGLGVDPDVPITSPTYTLLNCYEGRLPLYHFDLYRLGGDDELEELGFDEFFHGDGVALVEWPERCPDLEQTALLVEMAYVDEQQRHIRLRASQPFCRDHDRCCQAIRRLADCFDSSAREIQ, encoded by the coding sequence GTGGTTCTGCTGGAGCTGAACAGTACCAGTGAACAGCAGACGCTGCGCTTGGGAACGGCTTTGGGAAAACTGTTGTCGGCGGGAAGCCTGATTTTGCTGCACGGCGATCTCGGTGCCGGAAAAACCTGTCTGGCCACCGGCATTGCCCGCGGTCTCGGGGTTGACCCTGACGTGCCCATCACCAGTCCCACCTATACGCTGCTTAACTGCTATGAAGGGCGTCTGCCGCTGTATCACTTTGATCTCTATCGTCTTGGCGGTGACGATGAGCTGGAAGAGCTGGGCTTTGATGAATTTTTTCATGGTGACGGCGTTGCTCTGGTCGAATGGCCTGAGCGTTGTCCGGACCTGGAGCAGACGGCGTTGCTGGTTGAGATGGCCTATGTCGATGAACAGCAGCGCCATATTCGTCTACGGGCGTCACAACCGTTTTGCCGCGATCACGACAGGTGCTGTCAGGCCATTCGCCGGTTGGCAGACTGTTTTGACTCTTCAGCACGTGAAATCCAGTAA
- a CDS encoding CBS domain-containing protein: MLKAKDIMTVDVYSVHEDTELKAFAALLEKTGVSTMPVVDEANALVGVVSATDLIDRDKPLHIPTVVSLFDWVIYLESEKNFEEQVQRISAQTVGEICTKPAISCTPETAVSEIADLMVTKKIHLIPVVDEEKLVGVVARLDIVKSLGA, from the coding sequence ATGCTTAAAGCTAAAGATATTATGACGGTCGATGTGTACAGTGTTCATGAAGATACCGAACTTAAGGCCTTTGCGGCATTGTTGGAAAAGACCGGTGTCAGTACCATGCCGGTGGTGGATGAAGCCAATGCTCTGGTGGGGGTGGTCAGTGCCACGGATTTGATCGATCGCGACAAGCCGTTGCATATTCCTACGGTTGTTTCGCTGTTTGATTGGGTGATCTACCTGGAAAGTGAAAAAAATTTCGAAGAACAGGTTCAGCGGATCAGTGCCCAGACCGTCGGTGAAATCTGCACCAAACCGGCGATCTCATGTACACCGGAAACGGCCGTGAGTGAAATTGCCGATCTGATGGTGACCAAAAAAATTCATCTTATCCCGGTGGTGGACGAAGAGAAATTGGTCGGCGTTGTTGCCCGACTCGACATTGTCAAGTCCCTGGGGGCCTGA
- the folP gene encoding dihydropteroate synthase, whose product MSFQPRVLQLHTAEQVRRQLEAIQVDPCGVNLMTDKALHVNILLQQVSCVAANILKQEMLTLGGDAAVARGTVACSIDQTDVVLMGTRKQLAQLVVRLPRQPFGLKALATELDAVLSPTGPVQTLVGCRCRLDVSRPQVMGIINVTPDSFYDGGVCTNLDAVLRQAEKQVDDGADLFDVGGESTRPGAALVTPDVELERVVPVVDALRQRFDLPISVDTNKAGVAKAVLESGADFINDISGLTFDDEMATVVAQKKAGVFVMHTRGCPETMQNNTAYRDLLSEVIHSLRYSIDLARQAGLPAEYISVDPGVGFGKSVAGNLELLRRLDEVAALGYPVLIGTSRKSFIGKVLDQPVPQQRLYGSLASVAVAAQNGAQIFRVHDVGATRQTVDLAWAIKHETHMA is encoded by the coding sequence ATGTCGTTTCAGCCGCGAGTGCTTCAGCTTCACACGGCTGAACAGGTACGCCGTCAACTGGAAGCGATTCAGGTTGACCCCTGTGGGGTTAACCTGATGACGGACAAGGCCTTGCATGTCAACATCCTGTTGCAGCAGGTTTCTTGTGTCGCGGCGAATATTCTCAAGCAGGAGATGTTGACTCTCGGCGGTGACGCTGCCGTGGCGCGTGGTACGGTGGCCTGCTCCATCGATCAGACGGATGTTGTGTTGATGGGCACGCGCAAACAACTGGCTCAGCTGGTTGTGCGCCTGCCGCGACAACCCTTTGGTCTTAAGGCTCTGGCCACGGAGCTCGACGCTGTTTTATCACCAACCGGTCCTGTGCAGACTCTGGTCGGCTGCCGTTGTCGGCTGGATGTTTCTCGTCCTCAAGTGATGGGAATCATCAATGTGACCCCCGATTCGTTTTACGATGGCGGTGTGTGCACAAATCTCGATGCGGTGCTGCGCCAGGCGGAGAAGCAGGTTGACGATGGGGCGGATCTGTTTGATGTCGGTGGCGAAAGTACCCGGCCCGGTGCGGCTCTGGTGACGCCGGACGTTGAGCTGGAACGGGTGGTGCCGGTGGTTGACGCTCTGCGGCAGCGTTTCGATCTGCCGATCTCCGTGGATACCAACAAGGCGGGCGTTGCTAAAGCGGTTCTTGAGAGCGGGGCTGATTTTATCAATGACATCAGCGGCCTGACCTTTGATGATGAAATGGCGACGGTGGTGGCGCAAAAGAAAGCCGGTGTGTTTGTCATGCATACGCGCGGATGTCCGGAGACGATGCAAAACAACACCGCCTATCGAGACTTGCTCAGCGAAGTCATTCATTCTCTGCGCTACTCCATTGACCTGGCGCGCCAGGCCGGGTTGCCCGCGGAATATATCAGTGTTGATCCGGGGGTCGGCTTTGGCAAGTCCGTTGCCGGCAATCTCGAATTGCTGCGACGCCTGGACGAAGTGGCGGCATTGGGCTATCCGGTGCTCATCGGCACCTCACGCAAAAGTTTCATCGGCAAGGTTCTCGACCAGCCGGTTCCACAACAGCGCCTGTATGGCTCCCTGGCCAGCGTTGCGGTAGCCGCCCAGAATGGCGCGCAGATCTTCCGGGTGCATGATGTCGGAGCAACCCGGCAAACCGTGGATCTGGCCTGGGCCATCAAGCACGAGACTCACATGGCGTAG
- a CDS encoding holo-ACP synthase, whose amino-acid sequence MAIAGIGTDIVDVERFGRFIDEDNQTLLQRLFTSDELAYALPRKCAAQHLAARFACKEAFVKALGLGMRDGMTWHDIEVVRDALGCPSLALSGRAAEIFEQRQLQSHHVSYSHETRWAVATVIVEGA is encoded by the coding sequence GTGGCCATTGCCGGAATCGGAACGGACATTGTCGACGTGGAACGCTTTGGGCGCTTTATCGACGAAGACAACCAGACGTTACTGCAGCGTCTGTTTACCTCGGACGAGCTGGCTTATGCCTTGCCGCGCAAGTGTGCCGCGCAACATCTCGCGGCTCGTTTTGCCTGCAAAGAAGCGTTTGTCAAAGCGTTGGGGCTGGGCATGCGTGACGGCATGACCTGGCACGATATTGAGGTGGTGCGCGATGCCTTGGGCTGCCCTTCGCTGGCCTTGAGCGGGCGCGCTGCAGAGATTTTTGAGCAACGACAACTGCAGTCCCATCATGTTTCCTACAGTCATGAAACACGCTGGGCGGTTGCCACGGTCATCGTGGAGGGAGCATGA
- the glmM gene encoding phosphoglucosamine mutase: MTKKFFGTDGVRGVANVYPMTTEIAMQLGRAVAYLFKGSDKRRRIVIGKDTRLSGYMIENAMASGICSMGVDVQLVGPLPTPGIAFITNSMRADAGVVISASHNPYQDNGIKFFSNDGLKLPDEMELRLEQLMFSEELDVLRPTADEVGRAFRIDDATGRYIVFLKHAFPRDLDLRGMKIVVDCANGAAYKVAPAVFEELGADVVRMGVSPNGTNINAGCGSLYPAQLAEAVKEHGADVGVALDGDADRVIFVDETGREVDGDHIMAICATRMLAEGTLSHNTLVATVMSNMGLDIALRRAGGTVVKTAVGDRYVVEEMLKKGYNLGGEQSGHMIFFDHNTTGDGVLSALQTLAIMQRTGKPLSQLAEVMTALPQLLVNVRVKEKVDLATVPAVQQVIDACSEALGETGRVLIRYSGTEPLLRIMLEGENDQQIQRLADEIADAVVTHLQGTREGA; the protein is encoded by the coding sequence ATGACAAAAAAATTTTTTGGTACTGATGGTGTGCGTGGCGTGGCGAACGTCTATCCGATGACCACGGAAATTGCCATGCAGCTTGGCCGGGCTGTGGCGTATCTGTTTAAAGGATCTGATAAACGGCGGCGCATTGTGATTGGCAAGGACACGCGTCTATCCGGGTACATGATTGAGAATGCCATGGCCTCGGGCATCTGTTCCATGGGCGTGGATGTGCAACTGGTCGGACCGTTGCCGACTCCGGGCATTGCGTTTATCACCAATTCCATGCGCGCGGATGCCGGGGTGGTGATCTCTGCTTCGCATAATCCTTATCAGGATAACGGTATTAAATTTTTCTCGAATGATGGCCTGAAGCTGCCGGATGAAATGGAGTTGCGTCTCGAGCAACTGATGTTTTCAGAGGAGCTCGATGTCTTGCGCCCCACGGCCGATGAAGTCGGTCGGGCCTTTCGCATTGATGACGCCACCGGGCGTTATATCGTTTTTTTGAAACACGCCTTCCCGCGGGATTTGGATCTGCGCGGCATGAAAATCGTCGTCGATTGTGCCAATGGGGCGGCCTACAAGGTGGCTCCGGCGGTGTTTGAAGAGCTGGGTGCTGACGTTGTGCGCATGGGGGTGTCGCCCAACGGCACCAATATCAATGCCGGCTGTGGGTCTTTGTATCCGGCGCAGCTTGCCGAAGCGGTGAAAGAGCATGGTGCGGATGTCGGCGTGGCTCTGGATGGCGATGCCGACCGGGTGATTTTTGTCGATGAAACGGGTCGCGAGGTCGACGGCGATCATATTATGGCCATCTGTGCCACCCGCATGCTGGCGGAAGGCACTCTGTCGCACAACACGCTGGTGGCGACGGTGATGAGCAATATGGGCCTGGACATTGCCTTGCGCCGCGCCGGTGGTACGGTTGTTAAGACAGCGGTTGGTGACCGTTATGTTGTCGAGGAGATGCTCAAAAAAGGTTACAACCTTGGCGGAGAACAGTCCGGTCACATGATCTTCTTCGATCATAACACCACGGGTGATGGGGTCTTGTCGGCCCTGCAGACATTGGCGATCATGCAGCGTACCGGCAAGCCGTTGTCGCAACTGGCCGAAGTGATGACGGCCCTGCCGCAGTTACTGGTCAATGTTCGGGTGAAGGAAAAGGTCGACCTGGCGACGGTTCCGGCGGTCCAGCAGGTGATTGATGCCTGTAGCGAGGCGTTGGGAGAAACCGGTCGCGTTCTGATCCGTTATTCAGGAACAGAGCCTTTATTGCGCATCATGCTTGAAGGTGAAAACGACCAACAGATTCAACGGCTGGCCGATGAGATTGCCGATGCCGTTGTCACTCATTTACAAGGAACACGAGAAGGAGCATAA
- the cimA gene encoding citramalate synthase, with amino-acid sequence MDQVLLYDTTLRDGTQAEDISFLVTDKVRIAQRLDELGVHYIEGGWPGSNPKDISFFEEIKKVSLKQAKIAAFGSTRRAKTTPEQDNNIQTLIAADPDVVTIFGKTWDFHVHEALRITLEENLELINDSLVYLKKHIPEVIYDAEHFFDGYKANPDYALQTLKAAEAAGVDCIVLCDTNGGTLPHEFPEIMAAVREAVSTPLGIHAHNDSECAVANSLMAVACGAVHVQGTLNGFGERCGNANLCSVIPALKLKMGKEAVSDDQLQSLRLVSRHVYELANLIPNKHQPYVGNSAFAHKGGVHVSAIQRHPETYEHIRPERVGNTTRVLVSDLSGRANILAKAEQFAINLDSKDPVTLEILEDIKEMENKGYQFEGAEASFELLMRRALGTLRHYFSVIGFRVIDTKQKEGDKPLSEATVKVKVGGRIEHTAAEGEGPVNALDNALRKALEHFYPQLKEMSLFDYKVRVLPSGQGTASITRVLIESGDEETRWGTVGVSDNIIDASYHALIDALQYKLVKDAK; translated from the coding sequence ATGGATCAGGTACTGCTGTATGACACCACGTTGCGTGATGGCACACAGGCGGAGGATATTTCGTTTCTTGTAACCGATAAGGTGCGCATTGCCCAGCGTCTGGATGAGCTGGGGGTGCACTATATTGAGGGGGGCTGGCCCGGGTCCAATCCCAAGGATATCTCCTTTTTCGAAGAGATTAAGAAGGTCTCCCTCAAACAGGCTAAGATTGCCGCTTTCGGTTCCACCCGCCGTGCTAAAACCACACCGGAACAGGACAATAATATTCAAACCCTGATCGCGGCTGATCCTGATGTGGTGACGATTTTCGGCAAGACCTGGGATTTTCATGTCCATGAGGCGCTACGCATCACCCTCGAAGAGAATCTGGAACTGATCAATGATTCTCTGGTCTACCTGAAGAAACATATTCCTGAAGTGATCTATGATGCCGAGCACTTTTTTGATGGTTACAAGGCCAATCCTGACTATGCTCTGCAGACCCTCAAGGCGGCGGAAGCTGCCGGGGTTGATTGTATCGTGTTGTGTGATACCAATGGTGGGACCTTGCCCCATGAATTCCCTGAGATTATGGCGGCAGTTCGTGAGGCGGTTTCGACGCCTTTGGGGATTCACGCCCACAATGACAGCGAATGTGCCGTGGCCAACTCACTGATGGCCGTTGCCTGTGGTGCGGTCCATGTCCAGGGAACTCTGAACGGTTTCGGTGAGCGTTGTGGTAATGCCAACCTGTGTTCTGTGATTCCGGCGCTGAAGCTGAAGATGGGCAAGGAGGCGGTCAGTGATGACCAGCTGCAATCGTTGCGCCTGGTGTCACGTCATGTCTATGAGCTGGCCAACCTGATTCCCAATAAGCATCAGCCCTATGTCGGCAACTCCGCTTTCGCCCATAAAGGTGGCGTCCACGTCTCAGCGATTCAGCGTCATCCGGAAACCTACGAGCATATTCGTCCTGAACGAGTCGGTAACACGACACGTGTTCTGGTTTCGGACTTATCCGGTCGCGCCAATATTCTGGCCAAGGCGGAACAGTTTGCGATCAATCTGGACAGCAAAGACCCGGTGACTCTGGAGATCCTTGAAGATATCAAAGAGATGGAAAACAAGGGCTACCAGTTCGAAGGCGCGGAAGCGTCCTTCGAGTTGTTGATGCGTCGTGCCCTTGGCACATTGCGTCATTATTTCTCGGTGATTGGCTTTCGGGTGATTGATACCAAGCAGAAAGAAGGCGATAAGCCGCTCTCCGAAGCCACCGTTAAAGTCAAGGTGGGCGGGCGCATTGAACACACCGCCGCCGAAGGCGAAGGTCCGGTCAATGCCTTGGACAATGCCCTGCGCAAGGCTCTCGAACATTTTTATCCGCAACTCAAGGAGATGAGCCTGTTCGATTACAAGGTGCGTGTTCTGCCCAGTGGCCAAGGGACGGCTTCGATCACCCGTGTTTTGATTGAATCGGGTGATGAGGAGACCCGCTGGGGAACCGTAGGAGTCAGTGATAATATTATTGACGCCTCCTACCATGCGTTAATCGACGCGCTACAGTATAAGCTGGTCAAAGACGCCAAGTAA
- a CDS encoding pyridoxine 5'-phosphate synthase, whose product MARLGVNVDHIATIRQARGTKEPDPVTAAALAELAGADGITVHLREDRRHIQDRDVEILRQTIQTPLNLEMAATDEMVAIACRLRPDCVTLVPEKRQELTTEGGLDIVTHSQHLKEVIARLQQNGIVVSLFIDPDLKQIDQAFQVGTDTVEIHTGCYCDAPTRGAQLAELAKIEQAIHEAKHAGMGVNAGHGLNYRNVQEVVALGVIEEFNIGHSIISRAVLVGLDQAVREMKSLVAG is encoded by the coding sequence ATGGCACGTTTGGGAGTCAATGTTGATCATATCGCAACAATCCGTCAGGCCCGCGGCACCAAGGAGCCTGATCCGGTCACGGCGGCAGCTCTGGCCGAGTTGGCCGGTGCCGATGGCATTACCGTTCATTTGCGTGAAGATCGTCGTCACATCCAGGATCGCGATGTTGAAATTCTCCGTCAGACGATCCAGACGCCTCTCAATCTGGAGATGGCAGCCACGGATGAGATGGTGGCTATTGCCTGTCGGTTGCGGCCGGATTGCGTGACCCTGGTCCCGGAGAAACGTCAGGAATTGACCACCGAGGGGGGCCTCGATATCGTCACGCACTCGCAGCACCTTAAAGAGGTGATTGCCCGTCTGCAGCAAAATGGCATTGTGGTCAGTCTGTTTATTGATCCTGACCTGAAACAGATCGATCAGGCGTTTCAGGTGGGAACCGACACGGTTGAAATTCATACCGGATGCTATTGCGATGCGCCGACGCGTGGCGCGCAACTGGCTGAACTGGCCAAGATTGAGCAGGCCATTCACGAGGCCAAACATGCAGGCATGGGCGTCAATGCCGGACATGGTTTGAACTATCGCAATGTTCAAGAGGTTGTCGCCCTCGGCGTGATTGAAGAATTTAATATCGGTCACAGTATCATCTCCCGGGCCGTGTTGGTCGGTCTTGATCAGGCCGTCCGCGAGATGAAGTCGCTGGTGGCGGGGTAA